A window of the Lactuca sativa cultivar Salinas chromosome 5, Lsat_Salinas_v11, whole genome shotgun sequence genome harbors these coding sequences:
- the LOC111877712 gene encoding protein CHROMATIN REMODELING 25 → MEEDDDEVVSVSDTSDSSQDFICDESEDDSDDLCRSGSDENCEGNTAAQPAVHNQKSQNVDALLRGNLVVKRQSLLPRVLSVTEREAVLKKPFKPPSADGYSNQNEQLNRRLWARKRFVPWGSNRPALLPITNRLNPLVSVEEEVPEEITKLPPDIEPLILWQSEKSEDGDNNSISIEVDHMLVKFLRPHQREGVQFMFECVSGLCTPDINGCILADDMGLGKTLQSITLLYTLLRQGFDGKPMVRKGIIVTPTSLVSNWEAEIKKWVGDRIKLVALCESSRDDVISSIDNFRSPRSQLQVLIVSYETFRMHSSKFNDSGSCDLLICDEAHRLKNDQTLTNRALAALSCKRRILLSGTPMQNHLEEFFAMVNFTNPGILGDAAFFRRYYETPIICGREPIASEEEKHLANERSAELSAKVNQFILRRTNALLSNHLPPKIVEVVCCKLTPLQAELYNHFIRSKNVKQAIVEDVKQTKILAYITALKKLCNHPKLIYDTMKSGKPGTSGFENCMRFFPPEMFSGRSGSWTGGDGSWVELSGKMQVLARLLAHLRKRTDDRIVLVSNYTQTLDLIVQLCRERRYPFLRLDGSTSISKRQKLVNCFNDPSKDEFAFLLSSKAGGCGLNLIGGNRLVLFDPDWNPANDKQAAARVWRDGQKKRVYIYRFLSTGTIEEKVYQRQMSKEGLQKVIQQEQSDSKIQGTNLSTEDLRDLFTFHENARSDIHEKMICTRCEKSGEQETDSIPDVCMKEGVGSPHEDCQCDEEDIGGFAGISGCLHKLKRSEKQVGTPLEEDLASWGHHSSPNTVPDTIFQAAAGDEVTFVFTNQISGKLVPVESVVKSKPDVTTDTGKGKSYTSHVISSKPSSFISRSKLPTFVKPSQDKHFIGRSTEGTSKSNVSLKPKPSLPNYLPQKRLSSAPVDDDDDDDFA, encoded by the exons ATGGAAGAAGACGACGACGAAGTTGTATCTGTCTCCGATACCAGCGATTCGAGCCAAGATTTCATTTGCGACGAGTCTGAAGATGACAGTGATGATTTATGTAGATCTGGCAGTGATGAAAATTGTGAAGGAAACACCGCCGCACAACCAGCTGTTCACAATCAAAAATCGCAGAACGTTGATGCTCTTTTGAG AGGAAATCTTGTTGTTAAAAGGCAATCTCTACTTCCGCGAGTTCTTTCAGTGACAGAAAGAGAAGCTGTTCTTAAGAAGCCTTTCAAACCTCCTTCTGCCGATGGCTACTCCAATCAAAACGAACAATTGAATCGGCGTCTGTGGGCTCGTAAACGATTTGTACCTTGGGGATCAAACAGGCCAGCTTTATTGCCCATTACAAACAGGTTAAATCCTCTTGTTTCTGTAGAGGAGGAAGTGCCAGAAGAAATTACAAAGCTGCCACCAGATATTGAACCTTTGATCTTATGGCAATCTGAAAAATCTGAAGATGGAGATAATAATTCAATATCAATTGAAGTCGATCATATGCTTGTTAAGTTTCTTCGACCCCATCAAAGGGAAGGTGTCCAGTTCATGTTTGAATGTGTTTCAGGTTTATGCACCCCTGATATCAATGGCTGCATTCTGGCTGATGACATGGGATTGGGGAAGACTTTGCAGTCAATTACACTTCTGTACACTCTTCTTCGTCAAGGATTCGATGGAAAACCAATGGTGCGGAAGGGCATAATAGTAACTCCAACTAGTCTAGTAAGCAATTGGGAGGCAGAAATTAAGAAATGGGTTGGTGATAGAATTAAGCTTGTTGCTCTATGTGAAAGTAGTCGTGATGATGTCATCTCTAGCATTGATAACTTCAGAAGCCCACGTAGCCAGTTACAG GTACTGATTGTTTCCTATGAGACCTTTCGGATGCATTCATCAAAATTTAATGATAGTGGCTCTTGTGATCTTCTCATATGTGATGAAGCACACAGGCTGAAAAATGACCAGACCTTGACTAACAGA GCATTGGCAGCTCTATCTTGCAAAAGACGCATTTTATTGTCTGGGACTCCAATGCAA AATCATCTAGAAGAGTTTTTTGCAATGGTGAACTTCACCAACCCAGGGATTTTGGGTGATGCTGCATTTTTTCGGCGTTATTATGAG ACACCTATCATTTGTGGAAGAGAACCTATTGCCTCTGAAGAGGAGAAACATCTTGCCAATGAGCGATCTGCAGAACTGAGTGCCAAGGTTAATCAG TTTATATTGAGGAGAACTAATGCATTGCTATCAAATCACTTACCACCAAAG ATAGTTGAGGTTGTATGTTGCAAACTGACTCCTCTTCAAGCAGAATTGTACAATCACTTTATTCGTTCAAAGAAT GTGAAACAAGCAATTGTTGAAGATGTTAAACAGACGAAAATTCTGGCTTATATAACTGCCCTGAAGAAGCTCTGCAATCATCCAAAG CTGATTTATGATACAATGAAAAGTGGGAAGCCAGGGACATCAGGGTTTGAAAACTGCATGCGTTTTTTCCCTCCAGAAATGTTCTCCGGAAG ATCTGGATCTTGGACTGGTGGTGATGGATCATGGGTTGAACTGTCAGGAAAGATGCAAGTCTTGGCCCGATTGTTGGCCCATCTTCGTAAGAGAACAGATGATCGAATTGTATTGGTTTCAAATTATACCCAG ACACTGGACCTTATTGTTCAATTATGTCGAGAAAGAAGATATCCATTCTTAAGGCTTGATGGGTCCACATCAATCAGCAAAAGACAAAAGTTGGTCAACTGCTTCAATGATCCATCAaag GATGAGTTTGCATTTCTTTTAAGCAGCAAAGCTGGTGGTTGTGGCCTCAACTTGATAGGTGGAAATAGACTTGTTCTGTTTGACCCTGATTGGAATCCTGCGAATGACAAACAA GCTGCTGCAAGAGTATGGAGGGATGGGCAGAAGAAGAGAGTATACATCTATAGGTTTTTGAGCACTGGAACTATTGAAGAAAAG GTGTACCAGCGTCAGATGTCGAAAGAAGGGCTTCAAAAAGTTATTCAACAAGAGCAATCCGATTCCAAGATTCAG GGGACTAATCTCTCTACTGAGGATCTACGGGATCTATTTACATTTCATGAGAATGCAAG GTCTGATATTCATGAGAAGATGATCTGTACACGTTGTGAGAAATCTGGAGAACAAGAAACAGATTCAATACCTGATGTGTGCATGAAGGAGGGTGTTGGTTCTCCACATGAAGATTGCCAATGTGATGAAGAGGATATTGGGGGATTTGCAGGTATTTCTGGATGCTTGCATAAGTTAAAAAGATCAGAGAAACAG GTGGGTACCCCATTGGAAGAGGATCTAGCTAGCTGGGGTCATCATTCTTCCCCAAATACTGTACCTGATACTATTTTTCAAGCAGCAGCTGGAGATGAG GTGActtttgttttcacaaaccaaaTTAGTGGAAAGCTTGTACCTGTGGAATCAGTGGTTAAGTCAAAACCAGATGTTACTACAGACACAGGAAAGGGAAAGTCATACACAAGTCATGTGATATCATCTAAACCTTCATCATTCATCAGTAGAAGCAAATTACCAACTTTTGTTAAGCCTTCACAAGATAAACATTTTATAGGAAGATCAACTGAAGGCACATCCAAATCCAATGTATCATTAAAACCTAAGCCTTCTCTTCCAAATTATTTGCCTCAAAAGAGACTCTCTTCTGCTCCtgtagatgatgatgatgatgatgattttgcATAA